The stretch of DNA ATAAGAAACCATATCCTTGGTTCTATCATTAAGGATATGGCGGCAACATTACTTCTTCTCAGTTAACAGACTCTTTGTTCGAATCCCTGACCTTCTTAACTTTACATTCACATCAACATTAACGATGGCGTCTTTAAAGTATTGATCCCAATTCTTTTCAATTCGTTTAAAATTTTTATGATCTTGACGATTTATCAATTCTCCAATACCAAAAATATCCGCTTCGTCTTTTTGAAGCATTCTAATTGTTTCTTCAAGATTTCTTTTTATTTTTTTCTCTGTTAATTTTCCAAATTCTCTAAAGGTGTTAACTTGAGTTAAGTCTTGCTTGCACTGACTGCCGTCTAAATAACCTTCCGCCCTCACTTTTAGATTAATAATTGCCCTCCCTTTTACCAACTTACCTTTAGATTTGGTCATTGTATTGACAATACGAACACCTAGGTACTTATCTTTAGTACAAT from Neobacillus sp. CF12 encodes:
- a CDS encoding Ger(x)C family spore germination C-terminal domain-containing protein, whose amino-acid sequence is MEKENISLSQLLTQLINFLIGSAIVVGVGGDPNVRLNDVIQNITSPGKRGVMVILTIKGDIEKGASVDNMKKASPDAIVVVDYLAILKNDELIDFLSLVNTRNYLWITNKIDRTSLSVDCTKDKYLGVRIVNTMTKSKGKLVKGRAIINLKVRAEGYLDGSQCKQDLTQVNTFREFGKLTEKKIKRNLEETIRMLQKDEADIFGIGELINRQDHKNFKRIEKNWDQYFKDAIVNVDVNVKLRRSGIRTKSLLTEKK